A stretch of the Helicobacter kayseriensis genome encodes the following:
- a CDS encoding N-acetylmuramoyl-L-alanine amidase family protein, whose protein sequence is MSVICAKTQALKILQVVPFGEGHIKVTFNREVTSSDLKQYSLSANRSIVDIKGILTTQKKNYNFPNKARIQIAQYNKTTARIILQAIQQRHYQIRFSQKNLYIELKSKQKIQKEPVTPKQAKQAGKIQQARPKKRIVIDAGHGGRDCGALGVLRVCEKVVTLAVARLLKDELIKRGYAVYMTRDADKYLGLRERTNFANDQRADLFVSIHANSVPKTSSKTANGVETYFLSTARSERARRVAEKENKDSIEVMNYFSKQTFLNFINAHRLIASNKLAIDIQGGILNALRQDYAQVLDGGVREGPFWVLAGALMPSVLIEIGYISHPQEGRRITHREYQKLLAKGIADGIAGYFAKNP, encoded by the coding sequence TTGTCTGTCATTTGTGCTAAAACTCAAGCACTCAAAATACTTCAGGTTGTCCCCTTTGGAGAGGGACACATCAAGGTTACTTTCAATCGCGAGGTAACTTCAAGTGATCTTAAACAATATAGTCTTTCTGCCAATCGAAGCATTGTCGATATCAAGGGAATTTTGACAACACAAAAGAAAAATTACAATTTTCCCAATAAGGCTCGCATACAGATTGCCCAATACAATAAAACAACTGCGCGTATCATACTGCAGGCTATCCAGCAAAGGCACTATCAGATTCGGTTTTCCCAAAAAAATCTCTATATTGAATTAAAATCAAAGCAAAAGATTCAAAAGGAGCCTGTAACCCCAAAGCAAGCTAAGCAAGCAGGGAAGATCCAACAGGCAAGACCTAAAAAGCGTATCGTGATTGATGCAGGACATGGGGGGAGGGATTGTGGAGCTCTTGGTGTTTTGCGGGTTTGTGAGAAGGTTGTAACTTTGGCTGTAGCAAGACTTTTAAAAGATGAGCTTATTAAGAGAGGCTATGCAGTTTATATGACAAGGGATGCTGATAAGTATCTAGGATTGAGAGAGAGGACAAATTTTGCCAATGATCAAAGGGCGGATTTGTTTGTTTCAATCCATGCAAATTCTGTCCCAAAAACTTCCTCAAAAACAGCCAATGGTGTCGAAACCTACTTTCTTTCAACGGCACGAAGTGAGCGAGCAAGGAGAGTGGCAGAAAAAGAAAATAAAGACAGCATTGAGGTGATGAATTATTTCTCAAAACAAACCTTTCTAAACTTTATCAATGCGCATCGCTTGATTGCATCTAATAAGCTTGCAATTGATATCCAAGGGGGGATCTTAAATGCGTTGCGTCAAGATTATGCTCAAGTTTTGGATGGAGGAGTGAGAGAGGGACCTTTTTGGGTATTAGCTGGGGCGTTGATGCCATCAGTTTTGATTGAGATAGGCTATATCTCTCATCCACAAGAGGGAAGAAGAATCACTCATCGAGAATATCAAAAACTTCTTGCAAAGGGTATTGCAGATGGAATTGCTGGGTATTTTGCCAAAAACCCATAA
- a CDS encoding nitronate monooxygenase: MQFGPLKIGKHTIKYPIFQGGMGVGISWDNLAGNVSKEGGLGIISCVGTGYYKQMEFVEKLVASKPFETLNFYSKKALNEIFKNARKICGQSPLGANILYAINDYGRVVRDACEAGANLIVTGAGLPLSMPEFTKNFPDVALVPIVSSAKALRILCKRWESKHKKIPDAVVVEGPLSGGHQGFSYEDCFKEENKLENIVPQVLEEAKKWGNIPIIAAGGIWDRMDINRFLALGASGVQMATRFLGTFECDAKAYREIMPKINEEDIELVKSPVGYPARAIKTGVLQRLKEGNAPKIRCVSNCVSPCNRGVEAKAVGYCIADSLGAGYKGDMQNGLFFTGANGHRIKKIISVKELFSELVK; the protein is encoded by the coding sequence ATGCAGTTTGGGCCATTAAAAATTGGGAAACACACGATTAAATATCCTATTTTTCAGGGAGGTATGGGGGTTGGGATTAGCTGGGATAATCTAGCCGGAAATGTTTCAAAAGAAGGGGGATTAGGGATTATTAGCTGTGTAGGGACAGGATACTACAAACAAATGGAATTTGTTGAGAAGCTGGTAGCATCAAAACCTTTTGAAACACTCAATTTTTATTCAAAAAAAGCATTGAATGAAATTTTCAAAAACGCAAGAAAGATTTGCGGTCAAAGTCCTTTGGGAGCCAATATTTTATATGCAATCAATGATTATGGGCGTGTTGTAAGGGATGCGTGTGAGGCTGGTGCCAATTTGATTGTAACTGGAGCCGGACTCCCTTTGTCAATGCCTGAATTTACAAAAAACTTTCCTGATGTGGCTTTGGTGCCCATTGTTTCATCGGCGAAGGCTTTGAGGATTTTGTGTAAGCGTTGGGAATCAAAGCATAAGAAGATTCCTGATGCGGTTGTTGTGGAAGGTCCTTTGAGCGGAGGGCATCAAGGCTTTTCTTATGAGGATTGCTTTAAGGAAGAAAATAAGCTTGAAAATATCGTCCCACAGGTTTTGGAAGAAGCAAAAAAGTGGGGAAATATCCCTATTATCGCTGCTGGAGGGATTTGGGATCGAATGGATATTAATCGATTTTTGGCCCTTGGAGCAAGTGGTGTGCAGATGGCAACAAGATTTTTGGGAACTTTTGAATGTGATGCAAAAGCTTATCGTGAGATTATGCCAAAGATCAATGAGGAGGATATTGAGCTTGTTAAATCTCCTGTGGGATATCCTGCAAGAGCGATCAAAACAGGAGTTTTGCAACGCCTCAAAGAGGGAAATGCTCCAAAAATAAGATGTGTTAGCAATTGTGTGAGTCCTTGCAATAGAGGAGTTGAAGCAAAGGCTGTGGGGTATTGCATCGCAGATTCTTTGGGTGCAGGATATAAGGGGGATATGCAAAATGGACTTTTCTTTACAGGAGCCAATGGTCATAGAATCAAAAAAATTATTTCTGTGAAAGAACTATTCAGTGAGCTAGTGAAGTAA
- the tyrS gene encoding tyrosine--tRNA ligase, whose product MQVQNALRDICRGTNEIIALDYIETLVKRFYETGERFVVKAGFDPTAPDLHLGHTVLLQKLATLQKHGGFVKFLIGDFTARIGDPTGKNETRKPLSEEEVRINAQTYRDQVFKILDSNLTEICFNSFWLNNLGSAGMIELTSKFSVARMLERDDFTKRYKAGKPISLVEFIYPLLQGYDSVVLQSDIELGGNDQKFNLLMGRTLQKAYGIKKEQSVLLMPLLEGLDGVQKMSKSLGNYVGIVEAPKEMYAKLLSISDELMWKYYELLSTKNLDEIEEIKRGVKEGSFHPKHAKEVLALEIVERYHGERASKEAKESFDQVFSQNEIPSDIPSFVFKEGEWVCAILKECQMSSSTSQARRDIQSGGFRINQEKVLDIDLKMQKGEYIFQIGKRKFSKIIIKD is encoded by the coding sequence ATGCAGGTTCAAAACGCATTGAGAGATATTTGTCGCGGGACAAATGAGATTATTGCCCTAGATTATATTGAAACATTGGTGAAGCGATTTTATGAGACTGGAGAGCGATTTGTCGTTAAGGCGGGATTTGATCCAACTGCACCCGATTTGCATTTGGGTCATACTGTTTTGCTTCAAAAGCTTGCGACTCTTCAAAAACACGGTGGTTTTGTCAAATTTTTGATTGGAGATTTTACAGCCCGTATTGGTGATCCAACAGGCAAAAATGAAACACGTAAGCCTTTAAGTGAAGAAGAGGTAAGAATCAATGCCCAAACATATCGCGATCAGGTTTTTAAGATTTTAGATTCTAATCTGACAGAAATCTGTTTCAACTCTTTTTGGTTAAACAATCTTGGAAGTGCTGGAATGATTGAATTGACTTCAAAGTTCTCTGTAGCACGAATGCTTGAGCGCGATGATTTTACAAAACGCTACAAGGCAGGCAAGCCTATTTCTTTGGTGGAATTTATTTATCCTTTGCTTCAAGGTTATGATTCTGTTGTGCTTCAAAGTGATATAGAACTAGGCGGGAATGATCAGAAGTTCAATCTTTTGATGGGGAGAACTTTGCAGAAGGCATATGGAATCAAAAAAGAGCAATCTGTACTTCTTATGCCTTTATTGGAGGGGTTGGATGGGGTTCAAAAGATGAGCAAGAGTTTGGGGAATTATGTGGGGATTGTAGAGGCTCCAAAAGAAATGTATGCCAAACTTTTGAGTATTTCTGATGAATTGATGTGGAAGTATTATGAGCTTTTGAGCACAAAGAACTTAGATGAGATTGAAGAAATCAAAAGAGGCGTGAAGGAAGGTAGTTTTCATCCTAAGCACGCTAAGGAAGTCTTGGCTTTGGAGATTGTGGAGCGTTATCATGGAGAACGTGCTTCAAAAGAAGCCAAAGAGAGCTTTGATCAAGTTTTTAGCCAAAATGAGATTCCAAGTGATATTCCCTCTTTTGTTTTTAAAGAGGGAGAGTGGGTTTGTGCTATTTTGAAAGAGTGTCAAATGTCATCTTCTACCTCTCAAGCTCGAAGAGATATTCAATCAGGAGGTTTTAGAATCAATCAAGAAAAAGTTTTAGATATAGATTTGAAAATGCAAAAGGGTGAATATATTTTTCAAATTGGAAAGAGAAAATTTTCAAAAATTATTATTAAGGATTAG
- a CDS encoding RelA/SpoT family protein produces the protein MDLFSFVTSCKEISSSLQKLHSLTPVTSRIQKALEFSIGAHKEQYRKSGEPYAVHPICVACIVAYYGGDEAMICSALLHDVVEDTHFSLDEVRCEFGDEVAQIVDALTKIVELREENIPKGIQDAKILAQASSFRKVLLASIKDVRAIFVKICDRLHNMLTLDALSEQKQRKISEETLVVYAPIAYRLGISSIKNALEDRSFYYLLREEHNKIQAFLGENHLILKGKLEEFVQKMKNLLVLEGFQEESFQIQSRLKRPYSIYLKMQRKGVGVEEILDLLAIRIIVQNSIDCYRVLGLVHLHFKPITSRFKDYIAIPKENGYQTIHTTVFDKRSIFEVQIRTFDMQKSAEFGLAAHWKYKMGNQISLDWLSNIEYKDQDIGEFYELVKSDLYREDIAVFSPRGDVYSLPAGSVVLDFAYAVHTELGESAIGAYVNHQKANLLERLKNGDIVRIVTGETSGMRCSWIDLVKTSKAKNRIRISCQNKLREINLLIVMQILKTFFGKTYAQIQSALSKNWINPNAILSEAEIKDASKKLVEYFYKSGSLLSRLRYLNWELQEYEIDNLKILSHKPIDGILYDYCCYPKQGDEVMGILENQKVLIHHKLCEKAKIQENTKMVFVDWTGKIGAKYKIVIILEDTRGALARFLTDLAKYGCNLTGIFYKGYQDQFLTHFEVDVEVDSKIAKELKNGISSKYKIVEFQNLKDAYR, from the coding sequence TTGGATCTTTTTTCATTTGTCACTTCTTGCAAAGAAATTTCCTCTTCTTTGCAAAAACTTCATTCTTTAACCCCCGTTACTTCACGAATCCAAAAAGCACTTGAATTTTCAATTGGTGCTCACAAAGAGCAATATCGCAAAAGTGGCGAGCCTTATGCAGTGCATCCTATTTGTGTTGCTTGTATTGTGGCTTATTATGGGGGCGATGAGGCGATGATTTGCTCTGCTCTTTTGCATGATGTGGTAGAGGATACGCATTTTTCTCTTGATGAAGTGAGATGTGAGTTTGGCGATGAGGTGGCTCAAATTGTTGATGCATTGACCAAGATTGTTGAGCTAAGAGAGGAGAATATTCCCAAGGGGATTCAGGATGCAAAAATCTTGGCTCAGGCTTCTTCTTTTCGCAAGGTTTTGCTCGCCTCTATTAAGGATGTGAGGGCAATTTTTGTCAAAATCTGTGATCGTTTGCATAATATGCTTACTCTTGATGCGCTAAGTGAGCAAAAGCAAAGAAAAATTTCTGAGGAGACTCTTGTTGTATATGCGCCAATTGCCTATCGACTGGGAATCTCTTCAATCAAAAATGCTTTAGAAGATCGCAGTTTTTATTATCTCTTGCGTGAGGAGCACAATAAGATTCAGGCATTTCTGGGTGAAAATCATTTGATTTTGAAGGGGAAACTAGAAGAATTTGTGCAAAAAATGAAGAATCTTCTTGTGCTTGAAGGATTTCAAGAGGAGAGTTTTCAGATCCAAAGTCGCCTTAAGCGTCCTTATTCGATTTATCTCAAAATGCAGCGTAAGGGCGTGGGGGTCGAAGAGATACTAGACTTACTTGCTATTCGAATCATTGTGCAAAATTCAATTGATTGTTATCGTGTTTTGGGGCTTGTGCATTTGCACTTTAAGCCCATTACTTCAAGGTTTAAGGACTATATTGCAATCCCTAAAGAAAATGGATATCAGACAATCCATACGACCGTCTTTGATAAGCGTTCAATTTTTGAAGTGCAGATTCGCACATTTGATATGCAAAAAAGTGCAGAGTTTGGATTGGCCGCACATTGGAAGTACAAGATGGGGAATCAAATTTCTCTTGATTGGCTAAGCAATATTGAATACAAAGATCAAGATATTGGAGAGTTTTATGAACTTGTAAAAAGTGATTTGTATCGCGAAGATATTGCTGTTTTTTCTCCTCGAGGAGATGTTTATTCACTTCCTGCAGGGTCTGTTGTGCTTGATTTTGCCTATGCTGTTCATACAGAGCTTGGAGAGAGTGCGATAGGAGCATATGTCAATCATCAAAAGGCTAATTTGCTAGAACGATTGAAAAATGGAGATATTGTGCGTATTGTGACGGGGGAGACAAGCGGAATGCGTTGTTCTTGGATTGATCTTGTCAAGACTTCTAAGGCAAAGAATAGAATCAGAATTAGTTGTCAAAACAAATTGAGAGAAATTAATCTTTTGATTGTGATGCAAATTTTGAAGACTTTTTTTGGCAAAACCTATGCTCAAATCCAATCAGCACTCTCAAAAAACTGGATCAACCCCAATGCAATCCTTAGCGAAGCTGAGATAAAAGATGCAAGCAAAAAATTGGTGGAATATTTTTATAAAAGTGGATCTTTGTTGTCGCGTTTGCGTTATTTGAATTGGGAGCTTCAAGAATATGAGATTGATAATCTCAAAATTTTAAGCCATAAGCCTATTGATGGTATTTTGTATGATTATTGTTGCTATCCTAAACAGGGCGATGAGGTAATGGGAATCTTGGAAAATCAAAAGGTGCTTATTCATCATAAGCTTTGTGAAAAGGCGAAAATTCAAGAAAATACAAAGATGGTTTTTGTAGATTGGACAGGCAAGATTGGGGCTAAATATAAAATTGTTATCATTTTGGAAGATACGCGAGGGGCTCTTGCGCGATTTTTGACGGATTTGGCAAAATATGGGTGCAATCTGACAGGGATTTTTTATAAGGGTTATCAAGATCAATTTTTGACACATTTTGAGGTAGATGTAGAAGTTGATTCTAAAATCGCCAAAGAGCTGAAAAATGGGATATCCAGTAAATATAAAATTGTAGAATTCCAAAATTTAAAAGATGCTTATCGGTAA
- a CDS encoding DNA-directed RNA polymerase subunit omega — MRTEEIAAKALEKTGNDRYVLSNLVFARTKELSNGAKPLVDGVDLKIHKLADIAMMEIAQDKIAFTGIDANLRR; from the coding sequence ATGAGAACAGAAGAAATAGCAGCGAAAGCATTAGAGAAAACTGGGAACGATCGCTATGTTTTATCCAATCTTGTTTTTGCAAGAACAAAAGAGCTTAGCAATGGAGCAAAGCCTCTTGTAGATGGTGTTGATCTCAAGATTCACAAGCTTGCAGATATTGCAATGATGGAAATTGCCCAAGATAAAATTGCATTTACAGGTATTGATGCAAACTTGAGACGATAA
- the pyrH gene encoding UMP kinase encodes MSKRVLVKFSGEALAGGEGFGIDSEILSFIAQEIELLKKEGIEVGIVIGGGNIIRGVSASEAGVIKRTSGDYMGMLATVINAIAMQEALEHIGIDTRVQSAVEIKEVCETYIYRRAIRHLQKGRVVIFSAGTGNPYFTTDTAAILRAVEIEADMVIKATKVDGVYDKDPKKYSDAVMLQELSYDDALKDHIKVMDDTAIALAKDNRLPIVVCNMFKRGNLLKIIKGQDGYCSIVK; translated from the coding sequence ATGAGCAAACGAGTGTTGGTAAAATTTTCTGGCGAGGCTTTGGCAGGTGGAGAGGGATTTGGAATTGATAGTGAGATTTTGAGCTTTATTGCTCAAGAAATTGAGCTTTTGAAAAAAGAGGGGATTGAAGTGGGGATTGTGATTGGCGGGGGAAACATTATCCGTGGGGTGAGCGCAAGTGAGGCTGGGGTGATTAAACGAACAAGTGGAGATTATATGGGGATGCTTGCGACCGTGATTAATGCAATTGCCATGCAAGAAGCGCTTGAGCATATTGGAATTGATACAAGAGTTCAGAGTGCGGTAGAGATTAAAGAGGTTTGTGAGACTTATATTTATAGACGCGCAATTAGACACCTTCAAAAGGGGCGCGTGGTGATTTTTAGTGCAGGAACAGGGAATCCTTATTTTACGACAGATACAGCGGCCATTTTAAGGGCAGTAGAGATTGAGGCTGATATGGTGATCAAGGCGACAAAAGTTGATGGTGTGTATGATAAGGATCCCAAAAAATATAGTGATGCTGTGATGTTGCAAGAGCTAAGCTATGATGATGCGCTTAAAGATCATATTAAGGTGATGGATGATACAGCGATTGCTTTGGCTAAGGATAATCGATTGCCTATTGTGGTTTGCAATATGTTTAAGCGTGGGAATCTTTTGAAGATTATCAAAGGACAAGATGGGTATTGTTCGATAGTCAAATAA
- a CDS encoding sensor histidine kinase, whose protein sequence is MNEVKKTTLQILSLYLVSTAFFLSVIFGTWYFGEVNAIKTQSFYKIDKLAKRLINVLAKREEYANLQNLESQKSVLQEISLDRKRRIMVFGENGELVYDNMKFSPDEIPQENGIFIINNHVVLNSYGIPEFLDTSFDGYYVSSFGRGNKGADKAFRVVIDGGNIEGLLWNLRLKVWGIFGCAILMMGTVGYFLVRLSLRPLYQKIHDLDEFIKDTTHEINTPLSVLQMSIERINQDKIPQEEKKKLRYIQISAKTIENIYHSLVYSSFGNPKQEIGNVKIEELVMERLDFFSFLFEQKRIEIVKTLSPMRTMIDQKAMTLVLDNLLSNAYKYTPKGGEVQIFVGEDERGPLLAIQDSGYGIRAKDLEKIFHRYERLEHSGGGFGLGLSIVKKICDEFEIALEVESEYQKGSRFVLRWKTQNS, encoded by the coding sequence ATGAATGAGGTCAAAAAAACAACGTTGCAGATCTTGTCTCTTTATTTAGTTAGCACCGCATTTTTCTTGAGTGTAATTTTTGGAACATGGTATTTTGGCGAGGTGAATGCAATCAAAACTCAGTCGTTTTATAAGATTGACAAGCTAGCTAAAAGACTCATCAATGTCTTGGCAAAACGCGAGGAATATGCCAATTTGCAGAATCTTGAGTCTCAAAAATCAGTTTTGCAAGAGATTTCTTTGGATAGAAAGCGTCGGATTATGGTTTTTGGAGAGAATGGCGAGCTGGTGTATGACAATATGAAGTTTTCTCCAGATGAAATCCCACAAGAAAATGGAATCTTTATTATCAACAATCATGTGGTGCTGAATTCATATGGAATCCCAGAGTTTTTGGACACTTCTTTTGATGGATACTATGTGTCATCTTTTGGGAGAGGGAATAAGGGGGCGGATAAAGCCTTTAGGGTAGTGATTGATGGGGGGAATATCGAGGGGTTATTGTGGAATCTGCGTCTCAAAGTTTGGGGTATTTTTGGATGTGCTATTTTGATGATGGGGACTGTAGGATATTTCTTGGTGCGCTTATCTTTGCGCCCACTGTATCAAAAAATTCACGATTTAGATGAGTTTATTAAAGATACAACGCATGAGATCAATACTCCCTTAAGTGTTTTGCAGATGAGTATTGAGCGTATCAATCAAGATAAGATTCCCCAAGAAGAGAAGAAAAAACTTCGCTATATTCAAATTTCTGCAAAAACAATTGAGAATATTTATCATAGTTTGGTGTATAGCTCATTTGGGAATCCCAAACAAGAGATTGGGAATGTCAAAATAGAAGAGCTTGTAATGGAGCGACTTGATTTTTTCTCCTTTTTGTTTGAGCAAAAGCGTATTGAGATCGTCAAAACACTTTCTCCTATGAGAACAATGATTGATCAAAAAGCAATGACCTTGGTTTTGGATAATCTTTTGAGCAATGCTTACAAATACACGCCAAAAGGAGGAGAAGTCCAAATCTTTGTAGGAGAGGATGAAAGGGGTCCTCTTCTTGCAATACAAGATAGTGGATATGGAATCAGGGCCAAAGATTTGGAAAAGATTTTTCATCGTTATGAGCGATTGGAGCACAGCGGAGGTGGATTTGGGCTGGGGTTAAGTATCGTAAAAAAAATTTGTGATGAATTTGAAATTGCTCTTGAAGTAGAGAGTGAATATCAAAAAGGAAGCAGATTTGTTTTGAGATGGAAAACGCAAAACTCTTAA
- a CDS encoding response regulator transcription factor, with protein MILLLEDDVFLMEIMEEFLVSRGFEVECVNDADEALEKALNQQYELFIFDVKVPLGDGFSLLRHLREHKIQTPTIFTTSLNAIGDLQEGYESGCDDYLKKPFELEELFLRIQKLLKKENSYWIEFGGGVYFDCVQKLLYRDQELLPLTNKENELLAYLIENRGKYLTLEDISYRLWGYEEPSFLSLRVYIKNLRIYIGKDRIKTKRGYGYCYE; from the coding sequence ATGATTTTGCTTTTAGAAGATGATGTTTTTCTTATGGAAATAATGGAAGAATTTCTTGTCTCTAGGGGGTTTGAAGTTGAATGTGTAAATGACGCTGATGAGGCACTAGAAAAGGCGCTTAATCAACAATACGAGCTTTTTATTTTTGATGTCAAAGTTCCATTGGGAGATGGCTTTTCTCTCTTGCGCCATTTGCGTGAGCACAAGATTCAGACACCCACAATTTTTACAACCTCACTCAATGCTATTGGCGATTTACAAGAAGGCTATGAGAGTGGATGTGATGATTATCTAAAAAAACCCTTTGAGCTTGAAGAGTTGTTTTTGCGTATTCAAAAATTGCTCAAAAAAGAAAATTCGTATTGGATTGAGTTTGGCGGGGGTGTGTATTTTGATTGTGTTCAAAAGCTTTTATATCGCGATCAAGAGCTATTGCCTTTGACAAACAAAGAAAATGAGCTTCTTGCATATTTGATTGAGAATAGGGGGAAATATTTGACTTTAGAGGATATTTCTTATCGTTTGTGGGGTTATGAGGAGCCAAGCTTTCTATCTTTGCGTGTCTATATTAAAAATTTGCGGATCTATATTGGTAAGGACAGAATTAAAACCAAGAGAGGCTATGGATATTGCTATGAATGA
- a CDS encoding PepSY-associated TM helix domain-containing protein: protein MGKVFRTIHINLSLFFLPLALLYAVTGAFYLSGFNQDSGAKVWSFSSPMIPKSEIPNVINRWLSENHLKPILQTELKKGKNNTLIMGSASYSASIQSDKDGLKVEIIKRSLLGNLIMLHKGKAKWYFDVLAYGFAFSMLVFYFSGLVMTKFCNKRRKQALSVMFLGFFVACIVGYLSLQ from the coding sequence ATGGGAAAAGTGTTTCGAACCATCCATATCAATTTAAGCTTATTCTTTTTGCCTTTGGCATTGTTATATGCCGTGACAGGTGCTTTTTATTTGAGTGGATTCAATCAGGATAGTGGTGCAAAAGTTTGGAGTTTTTCCTCCCCAATGATTCCAAAAAGTGAGATTCCCAATGTGATCAATCGGTGGCTATCTGAAAATCATTTGAAGCCTATTTTACAAACCGAGCTCAAAAAAGGAAAAAATAACACTTTAATCATGGGGAGTGCGAGCTATAGTGCGAGTATTCAAAGTGATAAAGATGGGCTTAAGGTAGAGATTATCAAAAGAAGTCTTTTGGGAAATTTGATTATGTTGCATAAGGGAAAAGCAAAATGGTATTTTGATGTATTGGCTTATGGCTTTGCTTTTTCGATGCTTGTTTTTTATTTTTCTGGACTTGTGATGACAAAGTTTTGTAATAAACGAAGAAAACAGGCTTTGAGTGTTATGTTTTTAGGATTTTTTGTTGCTTGTATTGTGGGCTATTTGAGTTTGCAATAA
- a CDS encoding potassium/proton antiporter, whose protein sequence is MNLEFYLIGIGAILFISIFSSKLSTKFGIPLLLIFLILGMLMGSEGILGIEFDNPQTAQIIGTIALLFILYDGGLSTNYSHIKPILLEGSLLATFGVLITALAIAFCAHLFLDFTLLESFLLGAIVSSTDAAAVFSILRAKKLALKNNIGNVLELESGSNDPMAIFLTLTILNLIGIQNWEEFSFWMLAWEFILQFALGIGLGFLFGILFPKICHFAKISHANLYALLSVAWLLLMYGFTSSIGGNGFLCIYIAGILIHRSDFPFKQNVLDFHDTLAWMMQIIVFLVLGLLVFPSELFNEAIPALILTFLLIFFARPLGVFLSLIKSRYNFKEKCFISWVGLRGAVPIVLATYPYLEGLQKSHQIFNIVFFMVFISVFIQGMTLSPLANKLKIIEE, encoded by the coding sequence ATGAATTTGGAATTTTATCTTATCGGAATTGGAGCAATCTTATTTATAAGCATTTTTTCAAGCAAGCTTTCGACTAAATTTGGCATTCCTCTTCTTTTGATCTTTTTGATTCTTGGGATGCTTATGGGGAGTGAGGGGATTTTGGGAATTGAATTTGACAACCCCCAAACAGCTCAAATTATAGGAACGATTGCACTTTTGTTTATTTTATATGATGGAGGATTATCTACGAATTATTCTCACATCAAACCTATTCTTCTTGAGGGTTCTCTTCTTGCAACCTTTGGCGTATTGATTACTGCTTTGGCAATTGCATTTTGTGCGCACTTATTTCTTGATTTTACGCTTTTAGAATCATTTCTTTTGGGCGCAATTGTCTCATCAACAGACGCAGCCGCAGTCTTTTCGATCCTCAGAGCCAAGAAACTTGCACTCAAAAACAATATTGGCAATGTCTTAGAATTAGAATCTGGAAGCAATGACCCTATGGCTATTTTTCTAACACTAACCATTCTCAATCTAATTGGAATCCAAAATTGGGAAGAATTCTCGTTTTGGATGCTTGCTTGGGAATTTATTTTGCAATTTGCGCTTGGGATTGGACTTGGTTTTCTCTTTGGAATCCTTTTTCCTAAAATTTGCCATTTTGCCAAAATCAGTCATGCCAATCTTTATGCACTCCTTAGTGTTGCTTGGCTTCTCCTAATGTATGGCTTTACCTCAAGCATTGGAGGCAATGGCTTTTTATGTATTTATATTGCAGGCATTCTCATTCATCGCAGTGATTTCCCCTTCAAACAAAATGTCTTGGATTTTCACGATACCCTTGCTTGGATGATGCAAATTATTGTCTTTTTGGTATTAGGACTTCTTGTATTTCCTTCAGAACTTTTCAATGAAGCGATTCCTGCGCTGATCCTAACCTTTCTTCTTATCTTTTTTGCACGCCCTCTTGGCGTCTTTTTATCTCTCATTAAGAGCCGTTACAATTTCAAAGAAAAATGTTTTATTTCTTGGGTTGGATTAAGGGGTGCTGTGCCTATTGTGCTTGCCACATATCCCTATCTTGAAGGACTTCAAAAATCACACCAAATCTTTAATATCGTTTTTTTCATGGTATTTATTTCTGTTTTTATTCAGGGCATGACACTTTCACCTCTAGCTAATAAACTCAAAATCATAGAGGAGTAG